A single region of the Geobacillus subterraneus genome encodes:
- a CDS encoding carbamoyl phosphate synthase small subunit, with translation MKAYLHVASGKTFSGELAAPLEEKVSGEIVFFTGMTGYQEVLTDPSYKNQIIVFTYPLIGNYGINEDDFESKRPHVEAVVVYEASGTGFHYGAKYSLAEYLQHWNIPLLTHVDTRALVKEIRTAGTMMAELSLSPISAVGGEEVVFPVRAVSTKTIETYGEGGPHLVLVDFGYKKSILQSLLARGCRVTVVPHDTAPEAIDALKPDGLVLSNGPGDPKQLRHQLPAIRQLIDRYPTLAICLGHQLVALAYGADTEKLRFGHRGANQPVWDAVKQNVMMTSQNHSYVVKEGSLVGKPFDIRFINVNDGSVEGIVHRHKPILSVQYHPEAHPGPHDTGYIFDEFLQTVFKGENVYA, from the coding sequence ATGAAAGCGTACTTGCATGTGGCGAGCGGAAAAACGTTCAGCGGCGAGCTCGCCGCTCCGCTTGAAGAAAAGGTGAGCGGGGAGATCGTTTTTTTCACCGGCATGACCGGTTATCAAGAAGTGTTGACCGACCCGTCGTATAAAAACCAAATCATCGTTTTTACGTACCCGCTGATCGGCAATTATGGCATTAATGAAGACGATTTTGAAAGCAAGCGGCCGCACGTCGAAGCGGTCGTCGTCTACGAAGCGAGCGGCACAGGATTTCATTACGGGGCGAAATACAGCTTGGCAGAATACTTGCAGCATTGGAACATTCCGCTTCTCACGCATGTGGACACGCGCGCCCTTGTGAAAGAAATCCGCACCGCTGGGACGATGATGGCGGAATTAAGTTTGTCGCCGATTTCAGCCGTTGGAGGCGAGGAAGTAGTATTTCCCGTGCGTGCGGTGTCAACGAAAACGATCGAAACATACGGCGAAGGCGGCCCGCATTTGGTGCTCGTCGATTTCGGCTATAAAAAATCGATTTTGCAGTCGCTTCTTGCGCGCGGCTGCCGGGTGACGGTTGTGCCGCATGATACGGCGCCGGAAGCGATTGACGCGCTGAAACCGGACGGGCTTGTCCTCTCGAACGGCCCGGGCGATCCGAAACAGTTACGCCATCAGCTTCCCGCTATCCGTCAGCTGATCGACCGGTATCCGACGCTTGCGATTTGCCTTGGCCATCAGCTCGTTGCCTTGGCGTACGGGGCGGATACGGAAAAACTCCGCTTCGGGCATCGCGGCGCCAATCAACCGGTGTGGGACGCGGTGAAACAAAACGTGATGATGACATCGCAAAACCATAGTTATGTCGTCAAAGAAGGCAGTTTGGTGGGCAAACCGTTTGACATTCGTTTCATCAACGTCAACGACGGTTCGGTCGAGGGCATCGTCCATCGCCATAAACCGATTTTGTCGGTGCAATATCACCCGGAGGCGCATCCGGGGCCGCACGATACCGGCTATATTTTCGACGAATTTTTGCAAACCGTGTTCAAGGGAGAGAACGTGTATGCCTAA
- a CDS encoding carbamoyl phosphate synthase large subunit, whose amino-acid sequence MPKDSSLQSILLIGSGPIVIGQAAEFDYSGTQACIALKEEGYRVILVNNNPATIMTDEVHADAVYFEPLTVDAVEAIIAKERPDGLLATFGGQTGLNLAFQLHEAGVLEKYGVRLLGTPIEAIKRGEDREAFRALMHELGEPVPESEIVTSVEEAVAFAEQIGFPIIIRPAYTLGGTGGGIAENMEQFLALVEKGLNESPIHQCLIERSVAGFKEIEYEVMRDQSNTCITVCNMENVDPVGIHTGDSIVVAPSQTLTDEEYQMLRSSAVKIISALGIIGGCNIQFALDPNSKQYYLIEVNPRVSRSSALASKATGYPIARIAAKLAVGYTLAELVNPVTKTTYASFEPALDYVVVKFPRLPFDKFPHADRKLGTQMKATGEVMAIDRNMERAFQKAVQSLEGKNNGLLLPELSVKTNDELKQLLVDKDDRRFFAILELLRRGVAVEAIHEWTKIDRFFLCSFERLVALEKQAAAATLDTIEEQTFRFLKEKGCSDAFLAETWGVTELDVRNKRKELGIVPSYKMVDTCAAEFHSETDYYYSTYFGEDERKQPSGKEKVLIIGAGPIRIGQGIEFDYSSVHSVFALQKEGYETVMINNNPETVSTDFAVADRLYFEPLTLESVLDVIEAEQIKHVIVQFGGQTAINLVKGLEEAGVPLLGVTYDMIDQLEDRDRFYQLLEELDIPHVPGLMANNAEELAAKAAEIGCPVLLRPSYVIGGRGMFIVHSEAQLAALIEQGELTYPILIDAYLDGKEAEADIVTDGTDIVLPVIIEHVEKAGVHSGDSYAWLPAQTLTDEEKAKIIDYAGRIAKKLGFKGIMNIQYVIADGNVYVLEVNPRASRTVPIVSKTTGVPLAQIATKLLLGKSLVDIVDEKARGLAVMPYAVLKYPVFSTHKLPGVDPVVGPEMKSTGEGISIAATKEEAAYKAFYPYLQKKANANEVYVIGNIDAELEAEMTAKQLTIVADVPFSDWVKRDTALAVIDLGKEEGEANKRMTALSRQLLVFTERETLKLFLQALDVDHLDVQPIHGWLEKKKQAEQAVIA is encoded by the coding sequence ATGCCTAAAGATTCTTCGCTTCAGTCGATTCTCCTGATCGGGTCGGGGCCGATCGTCATCGGCCAGGCCGCCGAGTTTGATTATTCCGGCACACAAGCGTGCATCGCCTTAAAGGAAGAAGGATATCGCGTCATTTTAGTGAACAACAATCCGGCGACGATCATGACCGATGAAGTTCATGCCGATGCCGTGTATTTTGAACCGCTCACCGTCGATGCGGTCGAAGCGATTATTGCCAAAGAACGCCCGGACGGGCTGCTCGCCACGTTCGGCGGCCAGACAGGGCTCAACTTGGCGTTTCAGCTGCATGAAGCCGGCGTGCTTGAAAAGTATGGGGTGAGACTGCTCGGAACACCGATTGAAGCGATTAAGCGCGGGGAGGACCGCGAAGCGTTCCGCGCGTTAATGCACGAGCTTGGCGAACCGGTGCCGGAAAGCGAAATTGTTACAAGCGTCGAGGAAGCGGTCGCGTTCGCCGAACAAATCGGTTTTCCGATCATTATTCGTCCTGCGTATACGCTCGGCGGGACGGGCGGCGGCATTGCCGAAAACATGGAGCAGTTTCTCGCGCTCGTAGAAAAAGGATTGAACGAAAGCCCGATTCATCAATGTTTGATCGAACGGAGCGTCGCCGGATTTAAGGAAATTGAATATGAAGTGATGCGCGACCAATCGAATACGTGCATCACGGTTTGCAATATGGAAAACGTCGATCCAGTCGGCATCCACACGGGCGATTCGATCGTCGTCGCACCGTCGCAGACGTTGACCGATGAGGAGTACCAAATGCTCCGTTCGTCGGCGGTGAAGATCATTTCCGCCTTAGGGATCATCGGCGGCTGCAACATTCAGTTCGCCCTTGACCCGAACAGCAAACAATATTACTTGATTGAAGTCAACCCGCGTGTCAGCCGCTCGTCAGCGCTGGCGTCCAAGGCGACCGGCTACCCGATCGCCCGCATTGCGGCGAAGCTCGCGGTCGGCTATACGCTTGCGGAACTCGTCAACCCGGTGACGAAAACGACGTACGCCAGCTTTGAACCGGCCTTGGACTATGTCGTCGTCAAGTTTCCGCGCTTGCCGTTTGACAAGTTTCCGCATGCGGATCGGAAACTCGGCACGCAAATGAAGGCGACCGGGGAAGTGATGGCGATCGACCGCAACATGGAGCGGGCGTTTCAAAAAGCGGTGCAGTCGCTCGAAGGCAAAAACAACGGACTGTTGTTGCCGGAGCTTTCGGTGAAAACGAATGATGAGCTGAAACAGCTGCTTGTCGACAAAGACGACCGCCGCTTTTTCGCGATTTTGGAACTGCTCCGCCGCGGGGTGGCGGTTGAAGCCATTCACGAATGGACGAAAATCGACCGCTTTTTCCTTTGCTCGTTCGAGCGGCTTGTCGCCCTTGAAAAACAGGCAGCGGCTGCAACGTTGGACACGATTGAGGAGCAAACGTTCCGTTTCTTGAAAGAAAAAGGATGTAGCGACGCCTTTTTAGCTGAAACGTGGGGCGTGACGGAGCTTGACGTGCGCAACAAGCGGAAGGAACTTGGCATCGTGCCGTCATACAAAATGGTCGACACGTGCGCGGCCGAATTTCATTCAGAAACGGATTATTACTACTCGACTTATTTCGGCGAAGACGAGCGAAAACAACCGAGCGGCAAAGAGAAAGTGCTGATCATTGGAGCCGGACCGATCCGCATCGGCCAAGGCATTGAGTTCGACTACAGCTCTGTTCATAGCGTGTTCGCCTTGCAAAAAGAGGGCTATGAAACGGTGATGATCAACAACAATCCGGAAACGGTGAGCACCGACTTTGCCGTCGCCGACCGTCTGTACTTTGAACCGCTGACGCTTGAGAGCGTCCTCGATGTTATCGAAGCGGAACAAATCAAGCATGTCATCGTTCAATTTGGCGGTCAGACGGCGATCAATTTGGTCAAAGGGCTTGAAGAAGCCGGCGTGCCGCTGTTGGGCGTCACGTACGATATGATTGACCAGCTCGAGGACCGCGATCGTTTTTACCAGTTGCTTGAGGAGCTTGACATCCCGCACGTACCGGGCTTGATGGCGAACAACGCCGAGGAGCTCGCCGCCAAAGCGGCTGAGATCGGCTGCCCGGTGCTGCTTCGTCCGTCGTATGTCATCGGGGGCCGCGGCATGTTTATCGTCCATAGCGAGGCGCAGCTCGCTGCTTTGATCGAGCAAGGCGAGTTGACCTATCCGATTTTGATTGATGCGTATTTGGACGGGAAAGAGGCAGAAGCGGACATCGTGACGGATGGAACAGACATCGTGCTGCCGGTCATCATTGAACACGTCGAAAAAGCCGGCGTCCACTCCGGTGACAGCTATGCTTGGCTGCCGGCGCAGACGCTCACAGACGAAGAAAAAGCGAAAATCATCGACTATGCGGGCCGGATTGCGAAAAAACTCGGCTTTAAAGGAATTATGAACATTCAATACGTCATTGCGGACGGCAATGTATATGTCCTGGAAGTGAACCCGCGCGCGAGCCGGACGGTGCCGATCGTCAGCAAAACGACCGGCGTGCCGCTGGCGCAAATTGCGACAAAATTATTGCTTGGGAAATCGCTTGTCGACATCGTGGACGAAAAAGCGCGCGGCTTGGCGGTCATGCCGTACGCCGTGTTAAAGTATCCGGTCTTTTCGACCCATAAGCTGCCGGGGGTTGACCCGGTGGTTGGGCCAGAGATGAAATCGACCGGCGAAGGCATCAGCATCGCCGCAACGAAGGAGGAAGCGGCGTATAAAGCGTTTTATCCGTATTTGCAAAAGAAAGCGAACGCGAACGAGGTCTATGTCATTGGCAACATCGACGCCGAGCTGGAGGCGGAGATGACGGCGAAACAGCTGACCATCGTCGCTGATGTCCCGTTTTCCGATTGGGTGAAGCGCGACACGGCGCTCGCGGTGATCGACTTGGGCAAAGAGGAAGGCGAAGCGAACAAACGAATGACTGCGTTGTCCCGACAATTGCTCGTCTTCACGGAACGTGAGACATTGAAGCTCTTCTTGCAGGCGCTCGATGTCGATCATCTTGATGTGCAGCCGATCCATGGCTGGTTGGAAAAGAAAAAACAGGCAGAACAGGCGGTGATCGCATGA